From one Triticum urartu cultivar G1812 chromosome 3, Tu2.1, whole genome shotgun sequence genomic stretch:
- the LOC125546103 gene encoding signal peptide peptidase 2, translating to MKTHERAANLALAGLSLAPLVINVNPNLNVILTACLTVYVGCYRSVKSTPPAETMSKEHAMRFPLVGSAMLLSLFLLFKFLSKDLVNTVLTAYFFILGIAALCATLLPTVKRFLPEGWNDNAIVWRAPYFHSLSVEFTKSQVVASVPGFFFCVWYAMKKHWLANNVLGLAFCIQGIEMLSLGSFKTGGILLAGLFVYDIFWVFFTPVMVSVAKSFDAPIKLLFPTADAARPFSMLGLGDIVIPGIFVALALRFDVSRNIKNRYFNSAFLGYTAGMIVTIVVMNWFQAAQPALLYIVPGVTGFVAVHSLWNGEVKPLLEFTETQPEEEGAAEKEDEDSSQSKKVD from the exons ATGAAAACACATGAGCGTGCTGCCAACTTGGCTCTTGCTG GTTTGAGCTTGGCACCGCTCGTGATCAATGTGAACCCAAATTTGAATGTGATACTGACAGCATGTCTTACTGTCTATGTGGGCTGTTACCGTTCTGTCAAGTCAACTCCACCCGCT GAGACAATGTCCAAAGAGCATGCTATGCGGTTCCCTTTGGTGGGGAGTGCTATGCTTCTGTCGCTATTCCTTCTATTCAAGTTTCTCTCCAAGGACCTGGTCAATACTGTTCTCACTGCCTACTTTTTCATTCTTGGCATTGCTGcgctctg TGCAACGTTGCTCCCTACCGTCAAACGTTTTCTTCCAGAAGGATGGAATGATAATGCCATCGTCTGGCGTGCTCCATATTTCCACT CACTGTCGGTGGAGTTTACCAAGTCTCAAGTTGTCGCTTCAGTCCCTGGTTTTTTCTTTTGCGTATGGTATGCCATGAagaagcattggctagcaaacaaTGTTTTGGGACTTGCTTTCTGCATTCAG GGAATTGAGATGTTATCACTAGGATCATTCAAAACCGGTGGTATTCTCTTG GCTGGACTTTTTGTGTATGACATTTTCTGGGTTTTCTTCACTCCAGTTATGGTCAGTGTTGCTAAATCATTTGATGCTCCAATAAAG CTTCTATTTCCCACCGCGGATGCCGCACGCCCGTTCTCTATGCTTGGTCTTGGTGATATTGTTATACCTG GTATATTTGTTGCACTTGCACTCCGTTTCGATGTCTCGAGAAACATTAAGAACCGTTACTTCAATAGTGCATTTTTGGGATACACTGCGGGCATGATAGTAACAATCGTTGTGATGAACTGGTTTCAAGCTGCACAG CCTGCTCTGCTATACATCGTTCCTGGCGTGACTGGTTTTGTGGCTGTTCACTCTTTGTGGAATGGTGAAGTAAAGCCG ctaCTGGAGTTCACCGAGACGCAGCCCGAGGAGGAGGGAGCCGCCGAGAAAGAAGATGAAGATTCCAGTCAGAGCAAAAAGGTGGACTAG